The genomic interval AAAATAAAAAATTTATTTGATTTTCTTCTTTCCAACAAGTATCCGTTCCTTTGTGACAAGTAGGCCCTGTTGGATCTGCTTTAATTAATAATGTATCTTGATCGCAATCAACTAATATGTCTTTAATCAAAAGATAATTTTTACTGATTTCTCCTTTTGTCCATAATCTTTTTTTAGATCTACTATAAAAAGTGATTTTTCTTTCTTCAATACTTTTTCTATATGCTTCTTGATTCATATAACCTAACATTAAAACTTTATCTGTTTTTGAATCTTGAACAATAACGGGAATCAATCCGTTCTTAAACTTTATTCTTTTTTCTTGAATAAGAAGATTATTTTTCATCATTTACATTTAGATTTTTTTTACCGAATCAGAATGTTTTTATTTCTTAAATAAGATTTAAGTTCAGGAATTTCTATTTCTCTATAATGAAAAATACTAGCTGCTAAAGCAGCATCTGCTTTTCCATTTTTAAAAATTTCATAAAAATCTTTTAATTTTCCAGCTCCACCTGAAGCAATAACTGGAATAGAAAGTTTTTCAGATATTTTTTTAGTGATATCCAAAGCAAATCCACTTTTTGTTCCATCATGATTCATTGAAGTTAATAAAATCTCTCCTGCTCCTCTCCTAAAAGCTTCTTTTGCCCAATCCAAAGTTTTTCTTTTAGTTGGAATTCTTCCCCCATTTAAATATACCCACCACTCATTTTCCTCATATTTTGTATCAATTGCCAAAACAATACATTGACTTCCAAATCTATTCGAAAGAATTTCTAATAGTTTTGGTTTTTCAAAAGCTGCAGTGTTAATAGAGATTTTATCCGCTCCTGCATTTAATAACAATTCAACATCTTTTTCTCCTCTAATCCCTCCACCTACAGTAAAGGGAATGTTTATATGTCTCGCTATTTCTCTTACTAAACTTAATAATGTTTTACGTTTTTCATTTGTTGCCGTAATATCTAAAAATATTAATTCATCTGCTCCTTGTTTCGTATACCAACTTCCTAATTCAACTGGATTTCCAGCATCTTTTAGATGTTTAAAGTTCACTCCTTTTACAGTTCTTCCATTTTTTATATCTAAACAAGGTATAATACGCTTAGCTAACAACATTTTTTTATTTTTTTTTGATTATTCTTTTTTTTCCAATCCATCAATTCTATCAGAGAGATTCTATTCTCATAGAGTGCTTTTCCAATAATTACTCCATAACATCCCAAATTTGATAATATATCTATATCTCTCATATTACTGATTCCCCCACTTGCAATAAATTCAATATCCGGAAATTTTTGAATAATTTTCTTGTATAAAGAAAAAGAAGGCCCAGATAAAACTCCATCTTTGGATATATCCGTGCAAAAAATTTTTTTTATACCATGTCGGCTTTTTTCTTTTAAAAAATCCCAAAAAGAAATTGAGTAAAACTTTGTCCATCCATTAGTTGCGATTTGATTATTCTTAACATCTACTCCAAGTAATATTTTATTTTTTCCATAAATATGAATCCATTTTTTGAAAAGTAAAGGTTTTTGCACTGCTATACTTCCAACAGTCGCCATATATCCACCATTTTCAAAAACAATACGAACATCATCATCTGTATGAATCCCCCCTCCAAAATCAATAATCAAATGTGTATATGTTGCTATTTTTTCTAATATTTTCCAATGAACTACTTTTCCTTTTTTTGCTCCATCTAAATCTACTAAATGTAATCTAGATATCCCATGATCTTCTAATAAAAATGCAACATCTAACGGATCATTATTATAAATCTTTTTCTTTTTATAATCTCCTTGTATTAAACGAACACATTTTCCATCAATAAGATCTATAGCCGCAATAATATTCATTTTTTTTGAATTTTTTTTTATAATCGAATAAAATTTTCTAATATTTTATGTCCTACATAAGAAGATTTTTCTGGATGAAATTGGACAGCATAAAAATTTTTTTTTTGTAAAGCGGCACTATAAGAGACTATATAATCAGTTTTAGCGATAGTGTATTTTCCTAAATGAGCATAATAACTATGTACAAAATATTGATAACTTCCATCTGTAATTTTTTCAAATAAAGGTCCTTTTAGATTATGAATTGTATTCCATCCTATTTGAGGGATTTTATCATTTTTATTTTCAGATTGAAATTTTTTGACTAATAAGTCAAAAACTCCTATACATGTAGTGCTTCCTTCTTCTGAAGATTTACAAAGCAATTGCATCCCTAAACAGATTCCTAATACAGGTTGTTCTAATTTAGATAGAAGAATATCCAATTTTTTTTTTTTTAAATGTTTCATAGCAAAATTAGCTTCTCCTACACCAGGTAGAATTACTTTTTCAGCAGTTTGAATAGATTCTTGTGAATCTGTTACAACTGCTTGTACTCCTATTCTTTCCAACGAAAATAGAACAGATTGGACATTTCCAGCAGGATATTTTATAATAATTGTTTTCATAATTTGTTATTAAAATTTTTTACAATAGTCCCTTAGAACTAGGTAAATGATGACTAGAATTTATTTGTATGGCCATTTTTAAGGCTTTTGCAAAAGCCTTAAAAATGGATTCTATTTTATGATGTTCGTTTTCTCCTGTAGAACGAATATGCAAATTGCATTTTGCAGAAGAAGAAAAAGATTTGAAAAAATGAGAAAACATTTCAGTAGGAATTTTTCCTATTTTTTCTCTTAAGAATTGGACATTCCAAGATAATTGACTTCTTCCCCCAAGATCCAATGCGACTGTAGACAAACAATCATCCATAGGAATTAAAGAAAAACCATAACGTTCTATTCCTTGTTTTTTCTTATTATTAATAGCTTTATGAAATACTTTTCCTAAAGTTATCCCAGTATCTTCTATAGAATGATGTTCATCTACATGTAGATCTCCTTTCGTATAAATATTCAAATCTATCAAACTATGAAACGAAATCTGTTGTAACAGATGATCGAAAAATCCAAGACCTGTTTGAATCTCCGATTTTCCTTTTCCATAAAGTCTAAGAGTGATTTTCACATCTGTTTCTAATGTCGTACGTTTATGTACGAAAAATTTTTTCGATATATTTTTTAAATATTCGTATATTTTTTTCCAGTTATCAGTTTTTAAAACTATTATATTTTTCACATCCTCATATATAGAAAATTCATTTGATGAAATGATGTGATTGTGGTCTTCTTTATTAATCCATATGGATTTACATCCTAAATTTTTTGCAAGAATAACATCTGTAAATCTATCTCCTATGACAAAAGATTTTGGTAGATCATAATAAGAATCCTTTAAATAAGAAGTTAACATTCCTGTACCAGGCTTTCTATTGGGAGATTTTTCTTCTTGAAAAGTTTTATCAATATGAACAGAAGAAAAATTGATTCCTTCTGTTTTTAGAACTTTTAATATATGATTGTGAATGGGCCAAAAATTTTTTTCCGGAAATCTTTCCGTTCCTAATCCATCTTGATTGGTAACCATTACCAAATCATAAGTCAATTCATGAACTATTTTTGTTAAAAAAAATATAACATTTGGATAAAATTCTACTTTTTCTAGAGTATCAATTTGATAAGTTGGAGGAGATTCTTTAATGATTGTTCCATCTCTATCTATAAATAATATTTTTTTCATTTTATTAAAAACATTTCTTGGAATATTTTTTTATTTGATTTATTAAATATTCATTTTCTTCGTGAGTTCCTACTGTTATTCTTAAACATTCATTGCATAGAATAATTTTGGATCGATCTCTAACTATAATGTTATTTTCAATTAAATATCTATAAATATTTTTAGAAAATATAGGGATTTTTACAAGTAAAAAATTTGAAGCACTAGGATATACTTTTTCTATTATAGAAATTTTTTTTAGAGATTCTTCCATATACTTTCTTTCTAAAAGAATATTCTTCAAATGATAAAAAAATAGATCTTTATTTTCTAATGCTCGAATTGCTATTTCTTGCGAAATTTGACTAATATTGTACGGATATTTTATTTTGTTCATCCATTGAATTATTTCTTCAGAAGCAATAGCTATTCCGATTCTTAATCCTGCTAATCCCCATGATTTAGAAAGGGTTTGAAGAATAATTAAGTTAGGATATTTGTCTACTTCTTTGGAAAAAGATTCTTGTTCTGAAAAATCAATGTAAGCTTCATCTAAAACTACTATTCCTGTAAATTTTTTTATAATTTTCTGAATATCTTTTCTTTGTATATCATTTCCAGTAGGATTATTTGGAGAACAAATAAAAATTATTTTACTATACTGATTAATTACATTTTCTATTCTTTTTAAATTTAATTGATATTCCTCTTTTGTTAAAAAGACTTGAATAACATCTACTCCATGAATTCTTCCACTTACTTCATACATTCCATAAGTAGGAGGAAAAACAATAGAATGATCTACTTTTGGACGTGAAAAAATACGATAAATTAAATCAATAATTTCATCGCTTCCATTTCCTAAGAATATTTTAGATTCAGAAATATTCTTTATTTCCGATATCTTTTTTTTTAATTCCATTTGCAATGGATCAGGATATCTATTATATGAATTAGAAAAAGATAAAGGAGATCCAAAAGAATTTTCATTAGCATCCAAAAAAATCATAGATTTTTTTTCTTTTTGTTGATACTCTTCTCTAGCTGAAAGATAAGGAGATACATTAATAATATTTTCTCTTATTAAGGAATTTAAATCAAAATTTGATGAAGACGAAAAGGTGTTCATGGATTAGAATTATTATTGATTGATTCATTTTTTATTTTAATCTAATATTAACAGATTTTTTATGCGCTATTAATCCTTCTTCAGAAGATAAAATCTCTACACATTTTGATAAATTTCGTAATCCTTTTTTAGAAATTTTTTGAAATGTAACTTTTTTAAGAAAACTCTCTACAGAAACCCCACTGTAAGATTTGGCATATCCATGTGTAGGAAGAACATGATTTGTACCAGAAGCATAATCTCCTACGCTGACGGGGGAATAATTCCCCAAAAAAATTGATCCAGCATTTTTTACTTGACTTCCCCAATAAGAGGAATTATTGCAATTAACAATAAGATGTTCTGGAGCTACTGTATTTATTAAATAAATGCATTTTTCTAAAGAAGAAAGAAGAATAATTTTGCTGTTTTCTAAAGATTTTTTAATGATATGTTGTTTCTTAGTCTTAGAAAGATGTTGGAACTGTTTTTTCAATTCACATTTTACTTTTTTAATCCAACAATCATTAGAAATTGTGACTAGAAGAATATAACTTTCTGAGTCATGTTCAGATTGAGAAAGTAAATCAGATGCAACATATTTTGGATTGGCAGTATTATCTGTTAAAATTACTACTTCAGAAGGGCCCGCAGGAATATCTATAGAAACAATTCCTTTTTGAGATACAATTTGTTTGGCTTTTGTGACATAAGAATTTCCAGGACCAAATATTTTATAAACAGAAGAAATACTTTCAGTTCCATAAGCCATAGCTGCAATAGCTTGAGCGCCTCCAACTTTATATATTTTTTCAATTCCTACATATTTAGATGTATATAAAATAGATGGATGAATTTCTCCATTTTTATTTGGAGGAGTACATAAAATAATCTCTTCACATCCTGCCAATTTACTAGGAATTCCTAACATTAAAACAGTAGATAGTAAAGGGGCAGATCCTCCAGGAATATACAACCCTATTTTTTCTATTGGAATAGATTTTCTCCAACAAATCACTCCTGGAATAATCTCTATTTTAGATTCTTCATAAATTTGGTTTTTATGAAAACAGAGAATATTCTCATACGCTGTATCAATAGATTTTTTTAAACCGCTTGAAATATTCAAGTATGACTTATTAATATCTTCTTCTGTTACTTGAATATTTTTTAAATTAAAATTATCATATTTCTTTGTGTAAGCTCTTAAAGCAACATCGCCATATAATTTTACATTATTTATAATAGATAATACTGAATCTTCTATATTATTATTTGTTACAGGTCTTTTTATAAGATTTCTCCATATCCTTTCTGAAGGATAAGAGTAGACTGGAATATCCATATCCATAATATTTAAAGTATTATTTTTTCTATCGGGAGCACTAATATATCTTGAGCTCCAAGTGCTTTTAAATTTTCTATTATTCCCCAAAAATCATTTTCATTTACCACAGAATGTACAGAACTACATTTTGAATTTGCTAAAGGAAGGATCACGGGACTTTTAATTCCGGGAAGATAAGAGATTATTTTTTCTAGTCTTTCATTAGGAACGTTTAAAAGAATATACTTGTTATTTTTTGCTTTTTTAACGGCTCGTATTCTAAATAATAATTTGTCCATTATAATACTTTGTGGATTACCTAAATGAAGATGAGATGCTAAAACAGCTTCTGATTGAAGAATTGTTTCTACTTCTTTCAATCCATTCATAAACAATGTAGAACCACTGCTTACTAAATCGCAAATGCAATCAGCTAAACCTATTCCGGGGGCAATTTCTACAGCTCCAGATATTTCATGAATTTCTGATTGAATGTATCTTTTTTCAAAAAATTCCTTTACTAAAAAAGGATAACTTGTCGCAATTCTCTTTCCATCTAAATCACTAAGATCATTGTACATAATAGATTTCGGAACAGCTATAGAAAGTCGACATTTTCCAAATCCTAAAGTTTCTTTAATTTGTATCTTTTTTCTTTTCTCTAGAAGAACATTTTTTCCTACTATTCCTATGTCAGCTACTCCATCTTCTAAATATTGAGGAATATCATCGTCTCTTAAAAAAAGAATTTCCAGTGGGAAATTAAGAGCTGTTGTTTTCAATTTATCTATCCCAATATTTACCTCAATGCTGCAATCTTTAAGCAACTTTATAGAGTCTTCATAAAGACGCCCTGATTTTTGAATAGCTATTTTAAGTTTCTCCATGACAGATATAGGAAAAAAAATAACAAAAGCTTACTTTCTTGTCTTGTAAGCTTTTTATTAACATCTAGATTTTTAATCATGCTGCATTACAGCAAATATAAAAAATTTTGAATATTATTAAACTTTTTGAAACTCTATTTTTGTTATCCAAATTCAATTCTTTCAAAGAAAAAAGATGATTACTTTTAACAAAAAAACTTTTTTTATGAAAATCATTAGTTATAATATAAATGGGATTAGATCCGGAATAAATAAAGGATTATTCCATTGGGTTGAAGACATTCAACCAGATATTTTGTGTTTTCAAGAAATTAAAGCTTTTCCAGAACAAATAAACACAAATATTCTTGATAATTTTGGGTATTACCATTATTGGTATCCTTCTTCAAAAAAAAAAGGATACAGCGGAGTAGGAATTTTATGTAAAGAAAAACCAATTCATGTAGAATATGGAATAGGATTTGATTCTATTGATCAAGAAGGAAGAGTTTTACGTATTGACTTAAAAAAAATATCTGTCATAAGCCTTTATCTTCCTTCTGGAAAAAATATAAAAAATAGATTAAGTTTTAAATTTCATTTTATGTATCAATTTTTTCATCATGTGAAAAAAATTAAAAAAGAGTTTAAAAATCTCATTATTTGTGGAGATTATAATATTTGTCATAAGGATAAAGATATCCACGATCCTATAAAAAATAGAGAAGTTTCTGGATTCTTACCAGAAGAAAGAAAATGGATGACGCATTTTTTAAATTTAGGATTTATAGATAGTTTTAGAAACTATGTTCAAGAAAGCAATCATTATAGTTGGTGGAGTTATACTCATAATGCTAGAAAAAATAATAAAGGTTGGAGAATTGATTACGCCATGGTTAGTACATCTTTAATAAAAAAGATGAAAAAAGCTTATCTCCTTCCTGAAATTCAATACTCAGATCATTGTCCCGCTGGATTAGAATTAGAAATTTAATTCTCATTGAATGACCTGACTGGGATTCGAACCCAGGACCCTTACATTAAAAGTGTAATGCTCTACCAGCTGAGCTACCAGGTCTTTCCTTAAAAGAGAACACTATTTGCTTGATAAACAAATATACTACTAATTTTTTTTATTTTATGAAAATAACCTTAATAGGATATATGGGGTGTGGAAAAACTTCTATAGGAAAAATTTTATCTAAAAAATTAAAATTTGATTTCTATGATCTAGATGATCTTCTTGTAAAAAATCAACATGATTCAATTTATAATCTTTTCAAAAAGATAGGAGAAAATTCTTTTAGAAAGATAGAGCATTTGATACTTAAAAATTTTTTTAAAAAAAAAAAAAGATATATTTTATCTGTTGGAGGTGGAACTCCTTGTTATTATAATAACATTTACTTATTAAATAAATTTTCAAAAACTTTCTATTTAAAAACTAATAGTTACACATTGTTCAAAAGATTGTATTTTGAAAAAGAAACAAGACCATTAATCGCGCATTTATCTAAAAATGAATTATTTCAATTTATTCTTAAACATTTTTCAAAAAGAATTTTATTCTACGAGAAATCTTATCGAAAAATAGATATTACTGGAAAACCCAAAAAAGATATAGTTGAAGAGATAACACAATCTCTCAATCAATAATTAATTATGAATAAATTTTCATACGAAAAATATGATCATTTTTTTTTAAAAAAAATTATGAAATATTTTTCAGGAAAAAAAAAAGTCTGTGTTGCTGTAAGCGGCGGATTAGATAGTATGGTACTTTTAAATTTATTACTTCATATTCCTAATCTAACATTAGGTGTTGCGCATTGTAATTTTACACTAAGAGATAAAGAATCTAA from Blattabacterium cuenoti carries:
- the hisIE gene encoding bifunctional phosphoribosyl-AMP cyclohydrolase/phosphoribosyl-ATP diphosphatase HisIE, which encodes MMKNNLLIQEKRIKFKNGLIPVIVQDSKTDKVLMLGYMNQEAYRKSIEERKITFYSRSKKRLWTKGEISKNYLLIKDILVDCDQDTLLIKADPTGPTCHKGTDTCWKEENQINFLFFLEKIISNRIKKRNKNSYVLKLFQSGINRIAQKFGEESVEVIIESKDMNKNLFLNESADLLFHYLLLLYSKNCSLQEVIEVLKKRHLKIKKN
- the hisF gene encoding imidazole glycerol phosphate synthase subunit HisF; translated protein: MLAKRIIPCLDIKNGRTVKGVNFKHLKDAGNPVELGSWYTKQGADELIFLDITATNEKRKTLLSLVREIARHINIPFTVGGGIRGEKDVELLLNAGADKISINTAAFEKPKLLEILSNRFGSQCIVLAIDTKYEENEWWVYLNGGRIPTKRKTLDWAKEAFRRGAGEILLTSMNHDGTKSGFALDITKKISEKLSIPVIASGGAGKLKDFYEIFKNGKADAALAASIFHYREIEIPELKSYLRNKNILIR
- the hisA gene encoding 1-(5-phosphoribosyl)-5-[(5-phosphoribosylamino)methylideneamino]imidazole-4-carboxamide isomerase, producing MNIIAAIDLIDGKCVRLIQGDYKKKKIYNNDPLDVAFLLEDHGISRLHLVDLDGAKKGKVVHWKILEKIATYTHLIIDFGGGIHTDDDVRIVFENGGYMATVGSIAVQKPLLFKKWIHIYGKNKILLGVDVKNNQIATNGWTKFYSISFWDFLKEKSRHGIKKIFCTDISKDGVLSGPSFSLYKKIIQKFPDIEFIASGGISNMRDIDILSNLGCYGVIIGKALYENRISLIELMDWKKKNNQKKIKKCC
- the hisH gene encoding imidazole glycerol phosphate synthase subunit HisH, which gives rise to MKTIIIKYPAGNVQSVLFSLERIGVQAVVTDSQESIQTAEKVILPGVGEANFAMKHLKKKKLDILLSKLEQPVLGICLGMQLLCKSSEEGSTTCIGVFDLLVKKFQSENKNDKIPQIGWNTIHNLKGPLFEKITDGSYQYFVHSYYAHLGKYTIAKTDYIVSYSAALQKKNFYAVQFHPEKSSYVGHKILENFIRL
- the hisB gene encoding bifunctional histidinol-phosphatase/imidazoleglycerol-phosphate dehydratase HisB, producing MKKILFIDRDGTIIKESPPTYQIDTLEKVEFYPNVIFFLTKIVHELTYDLVMVTNQDGLGTERFPEKNFWPIHNHILKVLKTEGINFSSVHIDKTFQEEKSPNRKPGTGMLTSYLKDSYYDLPKSFVIGDRFTDVILAKNLGCKSIWINKEDHNHIISSNEFSIYEDVKNIIVLKTDNWKKIYEYLKNISKKFFVHKRTTLETDVKITLRLYGKGKSEIQTGLGFFDHLLQQISFHSLIDLNIYTKGDLHVDEHHSIEDTGITLGKVFHKAINNKKKQGIERYGFSLIPMDDCLSTVALDLGGRSQLSWNVQFLREKIGKIPTEMFSHFFKSFSSSAKCNLHIRSTGENEHHKIESIFKAFAKALKMAIQINSSHHLPSSKGLL
- the hisC gene encoding histidinol-phosphate transaminase, with the translated sequence MNTFSSSSNFDLNSLIRENIINVSPYLSAREEYQQKEKKSMIFLDANENSFGSPLSFSNSYNRYPDPLQMELKKKISEIKNISESKIFLGNGSDEIIDLIYRIFSRPKVDHSIVFPPTYGMYEVSGRIHGVDVIQVFLTKEEYQLNLKRIENVINQYSKIIFICSPNNPTGNDIQRKDIQKIIKKFTGIVVLDEAYIDFSEQESFSKEVDKYPNLIILQTLSKSWGLAGLRIGIAIASEEIIQWMNKIKYPYNISQISQEIAIRALENKDLFFYHLKNILLERKYMEESLKKISIIEKVYPSASNFLLVKIPIFSKNIYRYLIENNIIVRDRSKIILCNECLRITVGTHEENEYLINQIKKYSKKCF
- the hisD gene encoding histidinol dehydrogenase encodes the protein MDIPVYSYPSERIWRNLIKRPVTNNNIEDSVLSIINNVKLYGDVALRAYTKKYDNFNLKNIQVTEEDINKSYLNISSGLKKSIDTAYENILCFHKNQIYEESKIEIIPGVICWRKSIPIEKIGLYIPGGSAPLLSTVLMLGIPSKLAGCEEIILCTPPNKNGEIHPSILYTSKYVGIEKIYKVGGAQAIAAMAYGTESISSVYKIFGPGNSYVTKAKQIVSQKGIVSIDIPAGPSEVVILTDNTANPKYVASDLLSQSEHDSESYILLVTISNDCWIKKVKCELKKQFQHLSKTKKQHIIKKSLENSKIILLSSLEKCIYLINTVAPEHLIVNCNNSSYWGSQVKNAGSIFLGNYSPVSVGDYASGTNHVLPTHGYAKSYSGVSVESFLKKVTFQKISKKGLRNLSKCVEILSSEEGLIAHKKSVNIRLK
- the hisG gene encoding ATP phosphoribosyltransferase, whose product is MEKLKIAIQKSGRLYEDSIKLLKDCSIEVNIGIDKLKTTALNFPLEILFLRDDDIPQYLEDGVADIGIVGKNVLLEKRKKIQIKETLGFGKCRLSIAVPKSIMYNDLSDLDGKRIATSYPFLVKEFFEKRYIQSEIHEISGAVEIAPGIGLADCICDLVSSGSTLFMNGLKEVETILQSEAVLASHLHLGNPQSIIMDKLLFRIRAVKKAKNNKYILLNVPNERLEKIISYLPGIKSPVILPLANSKCSSVHSVVNENDFWGIIENLKALGAQDILVLPIEKIIL
- a CDS encoding exodeoxyribonuclease III gives rise to the protein MKIISYNINGIRSGINKGLFHWVEDIQPDILCFQEIKAFPEQINTNILDNFGYYHYWYPSSKKKGYSGVGILCKEKPIHVEYGIGFDSIDQEGRVLRIDLKKISVISLYLPSGKNIKNRLSFKFHFMYQFFHHVKKIKKEFKNLIICGDYNICHKDKDIHDPIKNREVSGFLPEERKWMTHFLNLGFIDSFRNYVQESNHYSWWSYTHNARKNNKGWRIDYAMVSTSLIKKMKKAYLLPEIQYSDHCPAGLELEI
- a CDS encoding shikimate kinase; translated protein: MKITLIGYMGCGKTSIGKILSKKLKFDFYDLDDLLVKNQHDSIYNLFKKIGENSFRKIEHLILKNFFKKKKRYILSVGGGTPCYYNNIYLLNKFSKTFYLKTNSYTLFKRLYFEKETRPLIAHLSKNELFQFILKHFSKRILFYEKSYRKIDITGKPKKDIVEEITQSLNQ